The DNA segment cccccccgctggatTTTTGCATTTCTGAACGATAACAGGTATCTCTACTAAGTAGGTGTTTGAGAAAAGTCGGCTGAAAGCGGGGGAGGGcgctggatggttcagtcggttgaacctcAGTTGGTaagattgagcctcacatcaggctctgtgctgacagcgtggagcctgcttgtgattttctctccctctctctaaacataaaaaaaaaaaaaaagtggtcggATTCAGCCCCACATACGGAAAATAATCAGCAGCCCGTGACTTCCCTTCAATACAGCTAGTGGGTACATCACATAACTTACAAGAGCGCAAAAGTAACACCACTGGGAAAGTGAGTACTGGGGAAGTGAATGGTATAAGCCTACTCACTTAGGGTAGACAccagcttcattcattcatagacTATTGTCTATATTCTTTTTCGGGCACTGTGCTATGGGGAGACTGTCTTTAatcaaatacacataaaattaaaagttccAACTGAAGGAGTAAACAGGGTGTAGTGAGAATGACTTCATTACTTTTTTGGCATCTGTCAGAATCTGAAACTTACTTATTCCCAGGATCTCCCACTCAGGTCAGACAGTAAGCTCTTTGAAAACAGGATAAAGCCTCTCATTGCTTTATCCCTAGAAGTATATGGTATGTTGTTGGTGCTCAAGAGATAAACAGTCCTGGGATTATTTGATGCCCAGTGGGAAGTCTGACCAAGAGGGCAGCGGTTCTGCCAGAAGATACTGGGTGCCACAATAGGAGAGAGGATAGTGGAGGACAGAAGTATTACCTTCTCATGGGGCTTTGTAAGCTGTGGTAAGTTTAGTTTTCATACTCAGCTTTGCAGGCCACTGAGGGTTAAAAGCCAGGGAGTGACAGAATTGTTTACCCTTAGGATTTTTCTGGCAACTCTGGAAAGGATCAGGGGCGCAAGAGTACACAAGGAAATTGAGATAGGAGACTGCTGTAGTCTAGAGGAGGTGGGGGTGATTTTGATGAGGTTAGTGGTGGCTGAAATAGAATTAAAGTGGATGGATCTGAGAGAACTTTCAGACATGCAATGAGGAGGTATGGATTCCAGCTGAAGAGGGAAGATCATGAGTTTTGTTTTAGACACATGACCTGCCTCATCCtatacccgccccccccctcccccagcagaaCTGTCAAGTTGGCAGGTGGCTGTATAGATTCGGAGCTTGGAAGGGAGAGGCCAGGCAGGAGAGAACAGATTTGGGAGTTGTATGCACATGGCAGTGAGGCCATGGCAGTGCCTGGGGTCACCCAGGGAGAAGGTACTGAGAGGGCAGCCAAGGATCAGGCTGTGAGGAGCCCCAGCACTTAAAGGCCACTCAGAGGAAGAGGTGTGCAGAGGAGAGCCCAGAAGACCAAAGAAAAACTAGAGGAGAGCGGGCCCAGTACTTTGAACCGAGAGCTCTTCCCTTATGTTTGCCTGTCACTCCCTGGAGAAACACTCTTCCTTGCCCCAGAGGCCTGACGTCTTGCCAGAGAGGTATCCTACCTGAGGGTTCTCTGGCAAGCCTTCATTAGTTCTGGTCACTCTTGGGACTGAGCGAATGCTTCTCAGCCCAGCACTCAAGGCCTTTGGATATGGCCCCTACTAATCTCTCTAGCCTTCTCGTCTACCCTATCCTAGATTCCAAAGGCCCATCCCAGGCCCCCGCCAGCCAGCTCCTGGGTGTGTGGTGCCATTCTGATTCTCAGTCTTAAATGGTTTCCCTGTACCCAGCCCCTCCATGGACTGCCTAGGTGCCAGCTTTCTGATCCATTGTCCCCtcctgattcctttttttctttttttcagttttagttgtttgagagagaacatggatagagcagggacagagagggagagagaatcccaagcaggctctgcgccagcatagagcctgacatggggctcaaactcacaaacagtgagatcatgatctgagctgaaatcaagtcaagacatttaaccaactgagccagccacccaagcgccccatccTGATTCCTTTCTTGACTCTTCAAGAACTTAGCTTACTCCTTGGGGTCACTACCATACCTCACCTGTCCCAGTGGGATCCCACTTGTCACACTTCGTGGCATTTACTTAATTTGCCGAGAACTAGGGATCACCTCCCCAGAGGAAGGTGATCATCAAACACAAATTTGCGTGTACTTTCTTTCAGGAGGTGGGAGATCCACATTAATAACTGGGTCCTTGAGAGCAAGGTCCATCTTACTGGTCTCTGGACAGAGGCACTTTTGACTGAAAGCGGGACTGAGCAAGTTAGAGATGAGGGTTTCTCTCATTTCAGGATCATGGTTTTGGCAGGAGACACATTGCCCATTGAGGTATACTGCCATCTCCCAGTTATGTGCGAGGACCGGAATTTGCCCTACGTCTATATCCCCTCCAAGACGGTAAGGAGCACACGACCCCCGCCCCGGTCTTGGTCAGCATTGGAACAGCGGGTGTGGGGTCAGGTCTGTGGGAGCAGGCCATAGTgggaaagaacacaggctttggaggCAGACTGGAATGGATCCTTGGTGCTACCGGCTCCCGGTTGAGGGATTGCACGTTGGCACTTTGCACTTCACTTTCCTTCTTGTGAGCTGGGAATCCTTGCCCTCATGGACCATGGGAATGGAAAAGGAGGTGTGTGTGGATGTGCTGTCGACCAAGATGCAGTGCTTGTGTTAGTCCCGTTAGGCGGCTGCTGTGCTTGGGGAGGAGTGGGCATTCAAGGGGCTTGTGCAGCTGGCCTTATCCTTATACAGGGGCCGTGGCCCAGAGAGGAGGTTGGCAGGGACCAGGAGAACACAGGTCCGGCCTAAGGAGATAGCCTCTGCTGGGCCAGAGCCCATTTGTGCTTGCTGTGTGGCAGTGTAGGCCCAGTGTTGCTGGACCTGACTCGAAAGTTGGCAGAGTTGAAATGATGGTGTCATGCAGACCACACGGCACTTGTCTGTGGGCCGGATGAGGCCAGCAGGTCATGGGTCTTGCAGCCTTTTTTCCCCTGCTCCACAGGACCTGGGGGCAGCTGCAGGCTCCAAGCGCCCCACCTGCGTGATCATGGTCAAGCCCCACGAGGAGTACCAGGAGGCTTATGACGAGTGCCTGGAGGAGGTgcaggccctgcccccacccatgtGAAGGACTCGGGCACTTGCTCCGGAAGTGGTTGGTCTGGCAGTGGGCCAGCTGGTTGTCCTCCTGCGGCCTGTGTCTGTGCATCGCCCTGGTCCCCTGCAGCATGTCTTCTTCCCGGGCAGCTCCACTGGCTCTTTTGTGAAGGCATAGCCGGAATGTTCCGTTGAGCATTGGTGAAGACCACTCTGAGGGTATAGTGAGGGGGAAGTAAACGCTAAGACTAAAAGGTGGTGAGTCTGTGGGTGTCTTTTTCAGCGGCAGGTGCTGCTGGGCCAAGGAGGTGGTGGGCAGGAAGGAGTAGAAGCAGCCATTCTTGGCAGACAACCCGAAGGACTTACAGGGTGTCCCAGGCTGCTGCCAGACCCAGGCTGAGTCTGGGCCCTCCCATGGCCATGGTAGGTGGCCTCAGGATGAGGCCACTGCAGCCAACCCCatgcccagagcctgcagcccctGCGCTGGGCACACccccattcctttcttcctttccctgcccctACGAGCCTGAAATACCACTGGGAAATGTATGGAAACTATTTACCCACGTGCACAGCAAATGTGAAACAGGGGTATGAAGCTAGAAACAAAACCCTGGGCCACCATTCCTACTTGGCACAATGACCCCGGTAACCCAGTCCCTTCAGACATTTCAGACTTAGGGTGCCTTCCTGCTCTCTaaggcccagcacagggctccgTGGGTACACACAGTGACCAAGCTCCATGTGCCCTGGGGTAAACTGAAAAGAGCTTGAGACTGAGGGTCAGATCTGGTTTAAATTCTAAGCTCTCTCCTTTACAAGCTGTGAGCCCCGTAAGTCAACTCAGTTTGTCTTCCTAACTCCCCTCGCACTGCTTCCTAGTAAGGAGAGGAAAAGACTTTATACATGTTTGTGTAAAAGCATCTTGCCTGGGGTCTGACATCACCGGGCCCTTTCACCCAGTCAGGGATGTAAAGTGGGTTCTCTCTGGGTACAGTGGGCGTGCAGTGATTCCTTGTCGGTGAAGTAAGAAGGCCTGTGAATATATTTGCTCAGTTATAAAACCACGGCATTCAGTTCAAACCTGACTATTTACAGTGGGAAGTGGATACATACAGTTGTGAGGCTATACCACTGGAGCAGCAGATACAGCATGGGTGTAGCCATCAGCGACCCGGCTGGGGGCAGGATGCCAGGACTAGGAAGATGTCCGTGTTGCCTGCCAAGTCCTCTACCTCTCTGTTGGTTGTGACTAAGTCAGTGGCAGATACAGATAGGGAAACGGCTGGAGTACAGAGGCCAGTGTCTGCCTACCCTCATGGCCAAGGAGCCAGCTGCCTGGCACAAACTGGTTCATCTCCCTTCTTGGCCTCTGCCTGGAGTGGCACTCGGCCATTTGCGCTGAAGTGAACCACAATCCACAGACAGCAGCTACCCCCGCGTAGGCAAGACCAAGGCTCAAGGGTGAAAAGCCCCTTTTGACAAAGTTCCTCCCAGGCGGGTATCAGAATATGATGCGTTTCCCGTCAGCCGGGTTCTGCTCCATGGGACAGTAGGGACACTTGAGCCTGCAAAGGGAGGAGAACAAAGAGTGTCTCGGGGGCTGGCCAGCAGGAGAGCAAAACGGAGGTGGAGTAGAACCCGGGGAACTTACTTTCCACCGTTAATGAGCTTGTTGAGCGCATCTCGAGAGATCACGTGGCCACAGATGAGCTTGATGGGAGGGTTGGAATCTGACGTCTGCTGCCGTAGGATGGGGCAGGCAAACACCGAGTGGTACCAGCACTTCATGCCCAGTTCGATCTcgatctgggggtgggggcaccacggaggggtgagccccacttctggccaCGGCTGCCCTTCCTGGTGCTGCCGCCAGCCCACACCTCCCCCCCGCCAGGCCTCACCGGTAACTCATCCTTGTGACTCCAGACCCCCGTGCATTGCCGCTGCTCAATCACGGCCTTGATGTTCATCAGCACCGGCAGCGCCACACAGCCAGAGGCAAAGCTGCGGAACAAAGAGCAGGGGCTGCAGTGGCCCAGACCAAGGACCCAGAGGACAAAGGCACCAGCACACTGTTGTTGGCTTGTGTCCTGGGACAGGGTTCTAAAGTGGCACATGGTCAGATTGGTCCTTGAAAATCGCGCCGGTGGCTCATAAAGTGCCACGTGTGGTTAATGTGTGTCCAACTCTAGGATCATTCTAATGCACCCCTGAGTTTGCGAACCTAtgggagagacaaaaggaagatcTAGGGGGCAGATCCCTGCTCGTCCAACTACTGGAATGCCATTGCTGTGTTAGGGACAGTGATCGGTTTGCAGGGGCCCCAGCCTGcctgtctcccctgctctgtTGTCATAATGCACCTCTGACTGGTTGTCTACATGGTTGTCATCACTTGGAAACGGGGTTAGACTCAGATCTCACAGTGActcaggcaggggcagggagtcGACTGGCTGGCGCCTCGGGTGCTAAATACCTATGATGCTCAGGGAAATCGTGCACTACAGAACCATCCTGAAGTGCCACTGGTGTCCCTGCTGGGAAACACTGTTCTATAACGTGAATCCTtcaccctggggaggggaggggaggggtaggaggCTCCACAACCAGTCTAAATAAAATGGCACCGTGACGCTATCCATTGTGGTACAGTCTGAGGTTCTGGGGTCTGTGACGCCCTGGGCAAGTTCATTTGTGCATCGAGCCtttgtgttttctcatctgtaaaatgaggatatcCACCTGCAACTCATGACCTTGGGGAGTCATGAGAACATTACTGTAAAGGAGTCTTCCAAGGGAAAAGTCTCAATACATGTTACTCAGCCACTTTCAAATCTCCCTGAAGGGACGTGGTTTGAGATATGAGGTTGAGAGGACAGGCTGCAGGGGGTCTTGTGATAATTCAGGGGTGAGGTGCAGGCAAGACAGAGACCTCATTCCAAAGACCTTACAGAAGGGGAACGTTGACCCTGCCCCTGACCTTGCAGTGACATCAGGCCACAACTCTTCCTGATCTCAGCTTCTCCACCTGTAAGAACAGGTAACTCCTACCTGGAGGAATGACTGAAAGAGCCAGTTTAGGTTTGAGAGAACCAAGCACCATCCCTGGAACATGACTGGCCTTGGCAAACTGTTTCCCTGGAAACCCTCCCGCTGGCGCTGCCCCCACAGGGCTGCCTGTACCTGACGCTGAGGGGCGACTCCACCGAGAGCCCCAGCAGGGAACAGGCATCCCGGGTAAAGGTCTCGCAGATCTCTGCCCAGTGGCTGTTGTCCAGAAGGTGGCAGTAGGGTGACTTCTCCAAGCCCAGCCGCAGGTACACCAGACTGCCCATCATCACCTGGATTTCTACAAGGTGAGCAGGGCACAGGTTGGTGCACTGGCTGGGGAGCAGGGCACAGATCTGGGTGCACAGGCTGGAGAGCAGACTGAGCCCCGCAGTGCCCAGGGCCCTGAACAGGCTGAGGGGGCGATGAGATGCCCTCGGGCAAAACCAGTTTTCCCTAAAGTCCCATGTGGAGGCGGAGCCTCTTCATGTGTGGGGCAAAGAAGCATCCTCGCAAGGCAATCAGGAGAGTGTGACTTCGCTGCCCATCCTTTCAAGTGCACGATGAAGAGGGAGTCTCCCTCACGTTTCTCTTACCCCAACACTAGCTACTCTCCCTGTTAAAAAAACTTCCAGGTGGTATCTAGATTTATTAGCAGTGCCTGGTTTTCataatttcacaaataaaacGTGAGGTGATAAGTAGATAGAAACAGAGCTAAAGAAAAAAGGGACCAATGGTAGGGGTGGTTACTAGCAGGGAACATCTGGAAAGTGAGGCTCAAATGACTAAGGTATGGAAATGCTGGTGTGACAGAAGGTTCATGAAGAAAGCTGTGGAGGACGTGCCGGGAAGGAGTGGGATTCTCCTAGGTAGGAGGCCTGTATTGAGGCCAGGCAGCATGAGGGCGTGGGTGTCCCGGGCACACACAGGCCTGCCCTGCTGAGTGTGGgtttggcacagagcaggtgtcaGGGACCAGAGTGGTCTGAGATGATGGCAGAGGCAGATGCACAGGAAGAGCCTTGAGTTCGGAGTTCACCTCGGAGACAGTGAGGGAGCAGTCAGAGTTCTCACGCTGGGGAACGGCATCCTGGTTACATGCAGCCCCTCAGGTGGGGCAGGGACCAGCAGCCCAACAGCCTGACCCATGCTGACACCTGCCGGGGTCCAGCAGCACCCACCCTGGCACCCTGAGCACGTACCTCGCTGGTGCAGCCGTGCAAATGGCTGAAAGTGCCGGGCATAGCTGAGGGCCTCTAGCTGCTTCTCGGGGCCGCTTGCCAGGAGCCGGATGAAGTGCAGTCGGTGCAGCTTGAACTCCAGGGAACTGTTGAGCTCGAGCAGGCGCTGCCTGTGGGAGATGGCCCACCTGGGAAAAAAGGGAGCTGGTGGGGTACGAGAGGGGTCCTGGGAGAGCTGGGACTGAGGTGGGCTTCAAAAGCCTAAGTGAGGCCCATGACACAGGGCTGGAGTCATGTCAAGTACACTGGGTGACACGGAGACCACAGACATGCCCTGTGCCCCTCTGGCCCATCTGAGGACTAACTTACTCCAACGCCGGCCCTAGGTCTTGTTCGTGCAGAGCTTCCAGGATTCGATTCAGCTCCAGGAAAGGTTGCTTAAAGTCCAAGTCCACATTCAGGGTGGATTCCTGTGGGGGGAGAGCGCAGTCCCATCGCTGGACATTCAGTTCGGAACATTTCAGTTCTATAAGGCTGAGCATTACATGCTGGCCTCCCAGGGCGCAGACTACACACCCGCCCCAGCCCCAGGGTCTGAGACCTGCATGGAATAGCATGGTGAGAGCATTGTTCCTCTTCAGTCCTCTTGATTACATTAGGGAAAGCATTCTTTACTTTTACTGTGTGTTTTTAACACCTAACAAGTGCTACTTTGTTGTTTCACTAACCTGCCTATTTAAGAAAGGGCTATTGGGCCTCAACTCAGAACCCTGGCAGGCAACCAGCTCTAGCTAGAAGTTCTGACTTCATGACTTCACTTTCCATCATATATATGTTTAGAGCTACCTTCTATTTAGGCA comes from the Prionailurus bengalensis isolate Pbe53 chromosome A1, Fcat_Pben_1.1_paternal_pri, whole genome shotgun sequence genome and includes:
- the RMND5B gene encoding E3 ubiquitin-protein transferase RMND5B isoform X4, with amino-acid sequence MSQCCRKIKDTVQKLASDHKDIHSSVSRVGKAIDRNFDSEICGVVSDAVWDSREKQQQILQMAIVEHLYQQGMLSVAEELCQESTLNVDLDFKQPFLELNRILEALHEQDLGPALEWAISHRQRLLELNSSLEFKLHRLHFIRLLASGPEKQLEALSYARHFQPFARLHQREIQVMMGSLVYLRLGLEKSPYCHLLDNSHWAEICETFTRDACSLLGLSVESPLSVSFASGCVALPVLMNIKAVIEQRQCTGVWSHKDELPIEIELGMKCWYHSVFACPILRQQTSDSNPPIKLICGHVISRDALNKLINGGKLKCPYCPMEQNPADGKRIIF
- the NHP2 gene encoding H/ACA ribonucleoprotein complex subunit 2; translated protein: MTKIKADPDGPEAQAEACLGERTYHELLVNLNPIAQPLASRRLTRKLYKCIKKAVKQKQIRRGVKEVQKFINKGEKGIMVLAGDTLPIEVYCHLPVMCEDRNLPYVYIPSKTDLGAAAGSKRPTCVIMVKPHEEYQEAYDECLEEVQALPPPM
- the RMND5B gene encoding E3 ubiquitin-protein transferase RMND5B isoform X3, giving the protein MSGKLGLGQVALMSEWNAVLPHLPSIGGWPIHCLLSVFVRIHSVTALQGTPLSATLSLVMSQCCRKIKDTVQKLASDHKDIHSSVSRVGKAIDRNFDSEICGVVSDAVWDSREKQQQILQMAIVEHLYQQGMLSVAEELCQESTLNVDLDFKQPFLELNRILEALHEQDLGPALEWAISHRQRLLELNSSLEFKLHRLHFIRLLASGPEKQLEALSYARHFQPFARLHQREIQVMMGSLVYLRLGLEKSPYCHLLDNSHWAEICETFTRDACSLLGLSVESPLSVSFASGCVALPVLMNIKAVIEQRQCTGVWSHKDELPIEIELGMKCWYHSVFACPILRQQTSDSNPPIKLICGHVISRDALNKLINGGKLKCPYCPMEQNPADGKRIIF
- the RMND5B gene encoding E3 ubiquitin-protein transferase RMND5B isoform X2, whose translation is MEQCASVEREVDKVLQKFLTYGQHCEQSLEELLHYVGQLRAELANAALQGTPLSATLSLVMSQCCRKIKDTVQKLASDHKDIHSSVSRVGKAIDRNFDSEICGVVSDAVWDSREKQQQILQMAIVEHLYQQGMLSVAEELCQESTLNVDLDFKQPFLELNRILEALHEQDLGPALEWAISHRQRLLELNSSLEFKLHRLHFIRLLASGPEKQLEALSYARHFQPFARLHQREIQVMMGSLVYLRLGLEKSPYCHLLDNSHWAEICETFTRDACSLLGLSVESPLSVSFASGCVALPVLMNIKAVIEQRQCTGVWSHKDELPIEIELGMKCWYHSVFACPILRQQTSDSNPPIKLICGHVISRDALNKLINGGKLKCPYCPMEQNPADGKRIIF
- the RMND5B gene encoding E3 ubiquitin-protein transferase RMND5B isoform X1; the encoded protein is MEQCASVEREVDKVLQKFLTYGQHCEQSLEELLHYVGQLRAELANAALQGTPLSATLSLVMSQCCRKIKDTVQKLASDHKDIHSSVSRVGKAIDRVSLRASLGWGWGCPGASVSGSVGGGKVSLSSTDAESRSPVSCPRQNFDSEICGVVSDAVWDSREKQQQILQMAIVEHLYQQGMLSVAEELCQESTLNVDLDFKQPFLELNRILEALHEQDLGPALEWAISHRQRLLELNSSLEFKLHRLHFIRLLASGPEKQLEALSYARHFQPFARLHQREIQVMMGSLVYLRLGLEKSPYCHLLDNSHWAEICETFTRDACSLLGLSVESPLSVSFASGCVALPVLMNIKAVIEQRQCTGVWSHKDELPIEIELGMKCWYHSVFACPILRQQTSDSNPPIKLICGHVISRDALNKLINGGKLKCPYCPMEQNPADGKRIIF